CGTCGCGTTCGCCCTGGACGACCAGCAGGGGCACGTCGACGGCGTCCAGCTCCGCCAGCCGATGCCGTTCTGGGGTCTTCGGCGGGGCAACCGGGAAGGCCAGGCACAACACGGCCGCCGCGCCGCCCGCCGAGGCGGTACGACAGGCGACCCGCGCCCCGGAGGACCGGCCGCCGAACACCATCGGGAGGTCGCGAAACCAGTTCTCGCCGAGCCACCGGGCGACGGCGAGCCAGGCCGCGTCGAGCTGCCGCGCGGGCGCGGGCGCGCGCCTGCCCGCCACCCGGTACGGCTGCTGGACCAGCGCGACGTGCACCCCGGCAGCGGTGGCGCCTCGGGCCGCCGCGACCAGATCGGGCGCATCGACGCCGCCGCCTGCTCCGTGCCCGAGTAGCAGCACCGCGGTGCCCTCCTCGGCGGAGTGCAGCTCCACGAGCGCCGGTCCGTGCGGCGTCTCGACGTCCAGCGTGGTCACGGCGCGTCGAAGAGCGTCGGGGGCGCACCGGAGTCGAGCAGCTCGATGCGTTCCATCAGTTCGGGACCGTTGTTGCGCATGTTGTTCACCGCAGGCGACACCGGGCGGACCCGGATGCGGGCCACCAGGTCCTCATCGGGCGCGGCCAGCAGTTCGGGCACGGCGGATCTCGCGGGATCAAGCCAGTCGGACCAGGCATGTCGCGGGAGCACCAGCGGCATCCGGTGGTGGATGTCCGCCGTCTCGCCCAGGGCATCGGTGGTGACCACGGCGGCGGTCACCAGCGGGGTGGGCTCCGCGCCGGGTTCGCTCGGCGGGCGCCACCACACCGAGAACACCGCGGCCATCGCGAGGGTCCGCTCGTCTTCATGGGCCGCGAAATAGGGCTGCTTCCGCTCGGCGGTCGGCTTCCACTCGTACCAGCCGTCGGCGGGCACCAGGCAGCGTCGCCGGGAGGCGGCATCGCGGTAGGCGGGCTTCTCGGTGATCGTCTCGGCCCTGGCGTTGATCATGGGCGGACCGTCTGCCGGGTCCTTGGCCCACGGCGGTACCAGTCCCCACCGGACCAGTCGCACGGTGCGGCGGGCCGCACCGCCGTCGGCGGGCATCCGTTCCACGATGATCGGCACCATCCGGGTGGGGGTGACGTTGTGATCAGGCCCCTCATAGGCACCGTCGGTCCCGTCGACCGCGTCGAACTCGGCGGCGAGTCGCGCCGGGTCCTTGGTGATCGCGTACCGGCCGCACATCGACACTCACTCCCTCGGCTGATGACGCGCCGCGGGCAGTGTCTTCTCGGCGGCACACCAGCTCTCAACTCTTGCTCAAGAGGCCGGAGATGTCGAGGGCGGGCGGGAGGGAGATCGGGTCGAAGCGCTCTACCAGGCCGGGGCCGTTGTTACGAACGTGGTTCACCGCCGGGGACACCGGGCGCACCTCGATGCGGCCGAGGACATCGGGTCCTGGCGGGGACAACAGCGAGCTGACCTCGCTCGCGCCGAGGTCGACGTCGGGATCGAGCCAGGGTCTCCACGCCTTGCGCGGCAGGACCAGCGGCATCCGATCGTGCACCTCGGCGGGTTCGCCGACCGAGGGTGTGGTGAGCACCGCACAGGTGGACAGCGGCGGGCCGTCCGGATCGCCTGCGGGGTCACGCCATACCGACCAGATGCCTGCCATCGCGAGGCTCTCCCTGTCGATGCTGGTCAGATAGAAGGGCCATTTGCGCCCTTCCTCCCGTCGCCACTCGTACCAGCCGTCGGCCGGGATCAGACAGCGGTAATGCGCCGCCGATCCTCGGAAGGCAGGCTTGTCCGCGACGGTCTCGACTCTGGCGTTGAACATCCGCGATCCGATGGCCGGGTCCTTCGCCCAACGCGGGACGAGTCCCCACCGCATCACTCTGATCGATCGCACGGTACGCGTCGGATCAGGCATCCCGTCGTCATCTCTGGGATGCCGAGCGACGACCGTTAACACCGCATGGGTCGGCGGGATGTTGTAATCCGGCTCGACGACCTGACCTCGTGTTCCGTCTACTGCCTCGAACTCGTTCGCCAACTGCGTCGAGTCCTTGATCGAGGCGAATCTTCCGCACATGTCGTTCACCTCCGCGGCGGGGCGGGCAGAGCCTGCCCGACCACCGTTGAAGTAATGCCCCTCCGGGCGCAACGGTACGCATCGCCCGACACTTCGCATTTCCTGTCGCAGCCGTAAAGCACACACAGTGGAGTCAAAATCTCACTGCGTGTGATCGTCACCCGCACTGCTGAATGAGTAAGAGCACTACAGAGCGAGGGGAGGCACGGCAGGGAACCCCTGCCGCAGCGGGCAGCCCGCCCGGACCGCCGTGCCCGACGATGCCAGCACACGGCCCGTTGTGAAAGCCCCTCGCAGGTGAACACGTGCCGACGGGTGCGGGCTGCGCCGATCCTCCCGCGACCGGCCGAGCGAGACCCTGGATATGCGGCCGTCGCATCGTCGCTGCCCGGAGATCTCCGAGAGACATTAAGATCCACTCCGCTGAACCCGGTTAGCACCATCGGGTGATCATGAGCGATTCCGACCCCGTCGTGGCGTGCCTACGTCTAGCGGCCGATCACGACGGCCTGCCACAGCGACGACGGCCGCGCGGCGAAC
The Actinoalloteichus fjordicus DNA segment above includes these coding regions:
- a CDS encoding SOS response-associated peptidase encodes the protein MCGRYAITKDPARLAAEFDAVDGTDGAYEGPDHNVTPTRMVPIIVERMPADGGAARRTVRLVRWGLVPPWAKDPADGPPMINARAETITEKPAYRDAASRRRCLVPADGWYEWKPTAERKQPYFAAHEDERTLAMAAVFSVWWRPPSEPGAEPTPLVTAAVVTTDALGETADIHHRMPLVLPRHAWSDWLDPARSAVPELLAAPDEDLVARIRVRPVSPAVNNMRNNGPELMERIELLDSGAPPTLFDAP
- a CDS encoding SOS response-associated peptidase: MCGRFASIKDSTQLANEFEAVDGTRGQVVEPDYNIPPTHAVLTVVARHPRDDDGMPDPTRTVRSIRVMRWGLVPRWAKDPAIGSRMFNARVETVADKPAFRGSAAHYRCLIPADGWYEWRREEGRKWPFYLTSIDRESLAMAGIWSVWRDPAGDPDGPPLSTCAVLTTPSVGEPAEVHDRMPLVLPRKAWRPWLDPDVDLGASEVSSLLSPPGPDVLGRIEVRPVSPAVNHVRNNGPGLVERFDPISLPPALDISGLLSKS
- a CDS encoding alpha/beta hydrolase family protein, with translation MTTLDVETPHGPALVELHSAEEGTAVLLLGHGAGGGVDAPDLVAAARGATAAGVHVALVQQPYRVAGRRAPAPARQLDAAWLAVARWLGENWFRDLPMVFGGRSSGARVACRTASAGGAAAVLCLAFPVAPPKTPERHRLAELDAVDVPLLVVQGERDAFGRPESGSHREVVVVAGDHALKADPIGVTRAVEEWLVRVLRPLARPD